One part of the Methanobacterium spitsbergense genome encodes these proteins:
- a CDS encoding Panacea domain-containing protein, with product MEEFNKEKFKAVLHFIINECGHKQNFGRTVLYKLLYFSDFDFYEINENKMTGESYRKIENGPAPVHFQSNKNELINEGKIKEFEEVYPYYTQFKYDSLETPSLSLLSEKEIGVIKEVINRCSDMQAGEISNYSHEDVPYIVTGNKKIIDYDFVFYRHKKFSVREYEVK from the coding sequence ATGGAAGAGTTCAACAAAGAAAAGTTTAAAGCTGTTTTACATTTTATAATAAACGAATGTGGACATAAGCAAAATTTTGGAAGAACTGTTTTGTATAAACTGTTATATTTTTCGGATTTTGATTTTTATGAGATAAATGAAAATAAAATGACCGGAGAATCTTACCGTAAAATAGAAAATGGACCTGCACCTGTTCATTTTCAATCCAATAAAAATGAACTTATTAATGAAGGTAAAATCAAAGAATTCGAAGAAGTTTATCCTTATTATACACAATTTAAATACGATTCTCTGGAGACGCCCTCTTTGAGTTTACTTAGTGAAAAAGAGATAGGGGTAATAAAAGAGGTTATAAATCGTTGCTCGGACATGCAAGCTGGAGAGATAAGCAATTATTCACATGAAGATGTTCCGTATATTGTAACTGGAAATAAAAAGATCATAGACTATGATTTTGTTTTTTATAGGCATAAAAAATTTTCAGTAAGGGAATATGAAGTCAAATAA
- a CDS encoding Eco57I restriction-modification methylase domain-containing protein: MKNNLFNQDSIKKYTNNFILTEQKQKRLKRYIERVQNNEFKGETKGYPAFLKFLEDILDYEEDKHISFDDNVDIGSDRVEFALKDNDGKFMVIELKGQNADLDKPQNRANDKRTPVEQAFGYAQHSSKKSGLVQWILVSNYKEFRLYNYEKRLGEYISFNVEDLLNEDEFKYFMFAFSKESHVDLKAINDVVNENYIEKTQLANNFYNLFNETRLMIFKELHELHRMDKNDAISNAQTILDRFIFISFSSSRNLLPPDIARNILLDRIKSENIRDHEIWRDLNYLFIDVNEGNKDRNISEYNGGLFKEDLTDIKLKDIINDKNFFKDVYQKWNFKEFEDRLGKEINKSTLQRINPIYINLLIISYFDFSEENKEDNKHKLDIEILGHIFENSIGDIEELKEDSKGRRKKEGIFYTPDYITDYICKNTIIPYLGSSGNVNTVDELLKEFSAGREVEKLDEKLKNIKIIDPACGSGAFLNKATDILLDIHKGIFKIKKGYKTSIPMRVGKGKGRKTENVQHMDIGVYVFDALSKRREILLDNIYGVDLNSESVEITKLSLFLKVCEKGKKLPKLDNNIKCGNSLIDDSDFTDKPFKWEEEFPEIFNNGGFDIVIGNPPYGIFIDEYVMNYYSTHFPLTQYKMNLYILFIERMLQIFNNSIVHFIIPKSLLFNSYHGMLRKELLLKTEINEIFTITEKVFADAEVGGSLLLKFTLNDTPNPENNIKLRTAEKVQNVKMQSGIKENYIPQEYFLSIPNYEISFLSSSSQVLLTKLLKLKTIHDFYILKNGLNPGNIKHILISNKKETSFFKPIIWGRDITRYDINWSGQYVNYDKRITSTISIADLQSKPGMKKQNKVDLRWRTPDIFENEKIVIRKTGDSLICCYDDKNFYFDTLVHGIYLKDKNFSLKFLMAILNSYPATYFYRLLHDIKGKIFAKISLKNLGMFPLPEIGLDEQQPFIERADIMLHLNRQLQNEINGFKYWIQKEFHVEKLSKKLEKYYELSKDEFIIEMRKKKVNTKSRKNREYLEREFSESIKITNPLLQEIELTNNEIDQMVYKLYRLTDDEIKIIEDSV; encoded by the coding sequence ATGAAAAATAATCTTTTTAATCAGGATTCGATTAAAAAATACACTAATAATTTTATATTAACTGAACAGAAACAAAAGAGACTTAAAAGATATATTGAAAGGGTACAGAATAATGAATTTAAAGGGGAAACAAAAGGATATCCTGCATTTCTTAAGTTTCTTGAGGATATACTAGATTATGAAGAAGATAAACATATTAGTTTTGATGATAACGTTGATATAGGTTCTGATAGGGTTGAATTTGCTTTAAAAGATAACGATGGAAAATTCATGGTTATTGAACTTAAAGGGCAAAATGCAGATCTGGATAAACCACAAAATAGAGCTAATGATAAAAGAACACCTGTTGAACAGGCTTTTGGTTATGCTCAACATTCAAGTAAAAAATCAGGGTTAGTACAATGGATCCTTGTATCAAATTATAAAGAATTTAGATTGTATAATTATGAAAAAAGGCTTGGCGAATATATTTCTTTTAATGTTGAAGATCTTTTAAATGAAGATGAATTTAAATATTTTATGTTTGCATTTTCTAAAGAATCTCATGTTGATTTAAAAGCAATTAACGATGTAGTAAATGAGAATTATATTGAAAAAACTCAACTAGCTAACAACTTCTATAATCTGTTTAATGAAACTCGATTAATGATATTTAAAGAGCTTCATGAACTACATAGAATGGATAAGAATGATGCAATTTCCAATGCTCAAACAATATTAGATAGATTTATTTTTATTAGCTTTTCTTCCAGTAGAAATCTTTTACCTCCAGATATTGCACGTAATATATTGTTAGATAGGATTAAAAGTGAGAATATAAGGGATCATGAAATATGGAGAGATTTAAATTATTTATTTATAGATGTAAATGAGGGTAATAAAGACAGAAATATCTCTGAATATAATGGCGGTTTATTTAAAGAAGATTTAACGGATATTAAACTTAAAGATATTATAAATGATAAAAATTTCTTTAAAGATGTTTATCAAAAATGGAACTTCAAAGAGTTTGAAGACAGGCTAGGAAAAGAAATTAATAAATCTACATTACAACGAATTAATCCAATATACATCAATTTACTTATAATCTCATATTTTGACTTTTCAGAAGAAAACAAGGAAGATAATAAACATAAATTAGATATAGAAATATTAGGACATATCTTTGAAAATTCTATTGGTGATATTGAAGAGCTTAAAGAAGATTCCAAAGGAAGGCGTAAAAAGGAAGGAATTTTCTATACTCCAGATTATATAACTGATTATATATGTAAAAATACTATTATTCCTTATTTGGGTAGTTCAGGTAACGTGAATACTGTTGATGAGTTGTTAAAAGAGTTCTCTGCAGGGCGTGAGGTTGAGAAATTAGATGAAAAACTTAAAAATATTAAAATTATTGATCCTGCGTGTGGATCTGGAGCATTTCTAAATAAAGCAACTGACATTCTTCTAGATATTCATAAAGGAATATTTAAGATTAAAAAAGGTTATAAAACGTCCATACCAATGAGAGTAGGTAAAGGAAAGGGAAGAAAGACTGAAAACGTCCAACATATGGATATAGGCGTATATGTCTTTGATGCTCTTAGCAAAAGACGTGAAATTCTATTAGATAATATCTATGGTGTTGATTTGAACTCGGAATCTGTTGAAATTACTAAACTTTCTTTATTTTTAAAGGTCTGTGAAAAAGGTAAAAAACTTCCAAAGTTGGATAATAATATTAAATGTGGAAATTCACTTATCGATGATTCTGATTTTACAGATAAACCGTTTAAATGGGAAGAAGAATTCCCTGAGATATTTAATAATGGTGGTTTTGACATAGTCATTGGAAACCCCCCTTATGGAATTTTTATAGATGAATATGTAATGAACTATTATTCCACCCATTTTCCATTGACACAATACAAAATGAATCTATATATATTATTTATAGAACGAATGCTACAAATTTTTAATAATTCAATAGTTCATTTTATCATTCCTAAATCTTTACTATTCAATTCTTATCATGGAATGCTAAGAAAGGAACTTCTTCTAAAAACTGAGATTAATGAAATATTCACTATAACAGAGAAGGTCTTTGCTGATGCGGAAGTTGGAGGTAGTCTACTATTAAAATTTACTTTAAATGATACACCCAATCCTGAGAATAATATTAAATTAAGAACTGCAGAAAAAGTTCAAAATGTAAAAATGCAATCAGGTATAAAAGAAAATTATATACCTCAAGAATATTTTTTGTCTATTCCTAATTATGAAATATCTTTTTTATCATCTAGTTCACAAGTATTATTGACAAAATTATTAAAGCTTAAAACTATTCATGATTTTTATATATTGAAAAATGGTTTAAATCCCGGTAATATTAAGCACATCTTAATTTCAAACAAAAAAGAAACTTCATTTTTTAAACCAATAATATGGGGACGAGATATTACAAGATACGATATAAATTGGTCTGGACAATACGTGAATTATGATAAAAGAATAACAAGTACCATTTCTATAGCTGATTTACAATCTAAACCGGGTATGAAAAAGCAAAATAAAGTTGATTTGCGTTGGAGGACTCCAGATATATTTGAAAATGAAAAAATTGTTATTAGAAAAACTGGGGATTCGTTAATTTGTTGTTATGATGATAAAAATTTTTATTTTGATACTTTAGTGCATGGAATATATCTAAAAGATAAAAACTTTAGTCTAAAATTTTTAATGGCTATTTTAAATTCTTACCCTGCAACATACTTCTATCGATTATTACATGATATAAAAGGGAAAATTTTTGCAAAAATAAGTCTAAAAAACCTTGGAATGTTCCCCCTTCCTGAAATCGGTTTAGATGAACAGCAACCATTTATCGAAAGGGCAGATATTATGCTTCATCTTAATAGACAACTCCAGAATGAAATTAATGGTTTTAAGTATTGGATTCAAAAGGAATTCCATGTTGAAAAGCTATCTAAGAAACTTGAAAAATATTATGAATTATCAAAGGATGAATTCATAATTGAAATGAGGAAAAAGAAAGTTAACACTAAATCCCGGAAGAACAGGGAATACTTAGAGCGAGAATTCAGTGAAAGTATTAAAATTACAAATCCATTGCTCCAGGAGATAGAACTAACTAATAATGAGATTGACCAAATGGTATATAAACTCTATAGGTTGACTGATGATGAAATTAAAATAATTGAAGATAGCGTTTAA
- a CDS encoding VPA1262 family N-terminal domain-containing protein: protein MELNSKTNDNSIKTDFEHLIKKGNIAFYNTAEISNIYLINDNKPINLFTLVVFEENKTTSKRFNITYNLQRINKEISLGISQKRIHIDEAKSIFNNLFNLKVENDYTSLILKEGPLYIEKFNIIPKQFIPSFKSVSIMNSIPLNEILKNNGENGSYIIEFFSEEKKLLKLLSKDEYKKACNIISKYFPIDLFFSNERACNIIFQFPITLISVKTKPSENRDKLKVKIGYHPLLREKSLNYFAYTSLDGNIVGNVCISGISKNEIINIGNLDGETTEFIKDNENDFILYYSKGFYVREVDVTKNINLLDEPRTISIDDKTYEIKLKSFENKLIGYKYSYAHQILDREYMESKKKLIERKEFLHYGINGINQNNEAINDLRKIIKDNCNKGVYLWDPYARSDDLLNTIYHCPYSKCEMKVITSYSKETREKVDDQINDLEGWKNKQIKLLKSCSNNNDINLEIRYQTGNYGWKFHDRFLIFPRETPRVWSLGTSVNSIGKNHSILMKVENAQNVLDAFNELWNKLENSVLWKYLEE, encoded by the coding sequence ATGGAATTAAATTCAAAAACTAACGATAATTCTATTAAAACAGATTTTGAACATTTAATTAAAAAAGGCAATATAGCATTTTACAATACAGCGGAAATATCGAATATATATCTTATAAATGACAATAAACCAATAAATTTATTTACTTTAGTAGTTTTTGAAGAGAATAAAACAACTTCAAAAAGATTTAATATAACTTACAATCTACAACGCATTAATAAAGAGATATCATTAGGTATTTCTCAAAAAAGAATACATATTGACGAAGCTAAATCAATATTTAATAATTTATTTAATTTAAAGGTTGAAAATGATTATACTTCTCTTATTCTGAAAGAAGGACCTCTGTATATAGAAAAATTTAATATAATACCTAAACAATTCATTCCTTCTTTTAAAAGCGTTTCTATAATGAATAGTATTCCACTTAATGAAATACTCAAAAATAATGGTGAAAATGGATCTTATATTATTGAATTTTTTTCTGAAGAAAAAAAATTGTTAAAATTATTAAGTAAAGATGAATACAAAAAAGCTTGTAATATAATTTCAAAATATTTTCCAATAGACCTTTTTTTCTCAAATGAAAGAGCTTGTAATATAATATTTCAATTTCCAATAACTTTAATCTCTGTAAAAACAAAACCATCAGAGAATAGGGATAAATTAAAGGTAAAAATTGGTTATCATCCACTTTTAAGAGAAAAATCCTTAAATTATTTTGCATATACATCATTAGATGGAAATATAGTAGGAAATGTCTGTATTTCTGGTATATCTAAAAATGAAATAATTAATATTGGAAATTTAGATGGAGAAACAACTGAATTTATTAAAGATAATGAAAATGATTTTATTTTGTATTATTCTAAAGGATTTTATGTTAGAGAAGTAGATGTAACAAAAAATATTAATTTGTTGGATGAACCAAGAACTATCTCTATTGATGATAAAACTTATGAAATTAAATTAAAGAGTTTTGAGAACAAATTAATAGGGTATAAATATAGTTATGCTCATCAGATATTAGATAGAGAATATATGGAATCTAAGAAGAAATTAATAGAAAGAAAGGAATTTTTACACTATGGAATTAACGGAATAAATCAAAATAATGAAGCTATTAATGATTTAAGGAAAATTATTAAAGATAACTGTAATAAAGGCGTTTATCTTTGGGATCCTTATGCTCGTAGTGATGATTTATTAAACACTATCTATCATTGTCCATATTCAAAATGTGAAATGAAAGTTATTACATCTTATTCAAAAGAAACTAGAGAAAAAGTAGATGATCAAATTAATGATCTTGAAGGATGGAAAAACAAACAAATAAAATTATTAAAATCTTGTTCTAATAATAATGACATAAACTTAGAAATAAGATACCAAACTGGAAATTATGGTTGGAAATTTCATGACCGTTTTTTAATATTCCCTAGAGAAACTCCAAGAGTTTGGTCTCTAGGTACATCTGTAAATTCTATAGGTAAAAATCATAGTATTTTAATGAAAGTAGAAAATGCCCAAAATGTATTAGATGCTTTCAATGAACTATGGAATAAATTAGAAAATTCAGTTTTATGGAAATATCTGGAAGAATAA